In one Candidatus Brocadiia bacterium genomic region, the following are encoded:
- the rfaE1 gene encoding D-glycero-beta-D-manno-heptose-7-phosphate kinase, protein MNPTTLINRFGSPKIMVLGDLILDKYVWGRVERISPEAPIQILNAQREGLRLGGVANVAHNVVTLGAKSDLVGVVGNDDTGRQIRNLCRQFGINTAGIVLDRVRQTPLKTRMIAQNQQVLRVDNESLAQISAAAEQSILSYIRRNIKHYDIILISDYNKGTLTDSLLKAVIRIARSGQKKVVIDPKGRDYGKYRGATALTPNRLEAELATGIKIKDEASRKQVARKLIKDANLDFVIITLGEKGLYLLDRKGYEVYDPARHLDVYDVTGAGDTVLATLGMAFAGGLGYNEALHLANLAAGVVVSKVGTATVTRPEIIEHYRNLNDTAQGSKLIPLTELLGILKGITASGKKVVFTNGCFDIIHPGHIATLEFAKSRGDILIVGINSDKSVKWIKGPSRPILSQSDRACVLGALAVVDYITIFDEPTPLNLVKQIKPDILIKGMDWQSKGVVGSDVLRKYGGRVVLAPIVKGLSTTDIIKRIKNI, encoded by the coding sequence ATGAATCCAACAACTCTTATAAACCGGTTCGGTTCGCCTAAAATAATGGTTTTAGGCGACCTGATACTGGACAAATACGTTTGGGGCAGGGTGGAACGCATCTCACCGGAAGCGCCTATTCAGATACTCAATGCCCAGCGTGAGGGTTTGCGCTTGGGTGGTGTGGCTAACGTGGCTCATAACGTGGTTACTTTAGGCGCCAAATCAGATCTGGTTGGGGTAGTAGGTAACGATGATACCGGCCGGCAGATAAGGAATTTATGCCGTCAGTTCGGAATCAATACGGCCGGGATAGTTTTGGATCGTGTCCGGCAGACGCCGCTGAAAACTCGGATGATTGCCCAGAACCAGCAGGTCCTGCGGGTGGATAACGAAAGCCTGGCACAAATTTCAGCTGCGGCCGAGCAATCGATATTATCATACATAAGGCGTAATATAAAGCATTATGATATCATCTTGATATCTGATTACAACAAAGGTACGCTGACGGACAGTCTTTTAAAAGCGGTTATCCGGATTGCCCGGTCCGGCCAGAAAAAGGTGGTCATAGACCCCAAGGGCCGGGATTACGGCAAATACCGTGGCGCTACGGCGCTGACGCCTAACCGGCTCGAGGCGGAACTGGCTACAGGTATAAAGATTAAGGATGAGGCGTCCAGGAAACAGGTCGCCCGAAAACTGATTAAGGACGCTAATCTTGATTTCGTCATAATTACTTTGGGTGAGAAGGGTTTATATCTGCTGGACAGGAAAGGTTATGAAGTCTATGACCCGGCCAGGCATCTGGACGTTTATGATGTCACCGGCGCGGGCGATACGGTACTGGCAACTCTGGGTATGGCGTTTGCCGGAGGACTCGGCTACAATGAAGCTTTGCATCTAGCCAACCTGGCCGCCGGTGTGGTGGTCAGTAAGGTTGGTACTGCTACCGTGACCAGGCCTGAGATTATCGAGCATTACCGGAATCTTAATGACACTGCTCAGGGAAGCAAACTTATTCCCCTTACGGAACTTTTAGGTATTCTTAAGGGCATAACTGCCTCTGGTAAAAAGGTCGTTTTTACCAACGGTTGTTTTGATATCATTCATCCGGGACATATCGCTACGCTTGAGTTTGCCAAGTCACGGGGTGATATTCTTATAGTCGGCATCAATTCGGACAAGTCGGTAAAATGGATTAAAGGTCCGTCCCGGCCGATTCTGAGTCAGTCCGACCGGGCCTGCGTTTTGGGCGCGCTGGCCGTGGTTGATTATATAACCATATTCGACGAGCCGACGCCGCTCAACTTGGTCAAACAGATAAAGCCCGATATTTTGATAAAAGGCATGGATTGGCAGTCCAAGGGCGTAGTTGGTAGTGATGTTTTAAGGAAATACGGCGGCCGGGTGGTCCTGGCGCCGATAGTCAAAGGATTGTCAACGACGGATATCATAAAAAGAATAAAAAATATATGA
- a CDS encoding D-sedoheptulose 7-phosphate isomerase, with protein sequence MTNIKLLQQVTENILESAQAKYMLLNESEVIVRIAEVMIKALKRGNKVVLFGNGGSAADAQHIAAEIVGTFCRRNRRALPAVALTTNTSNLTAIGNDFSFEDIFSRQVEGLVNKGDVVIGISTSGNSPNVLKAIKTACRRDAYTIGFTGLKNNKLRKLVHICFSAPSNKTPHIQECHITVGHIVCDLIDKSF encoded by the coding sequence ATGACAAACATCAAATTATTACAGCAGGTGACGGAGAATATCCTGGAATCGGCTCAGGCTAAATACATGCTTCTTAACGAATCTGAGGTTATCGTTCGGATTGCCGAGGTGATGATAAAGGCGTTAAAGCGCGGGAATAAGGTGGTATTGTTCGGCAACGGCGGCAGTGCCGCAGACGCCCAGCATATCGCGGCCGAGATAGTCGGAACCTTCTGTCGGCGCAATCGCCGGGCTTTGCCGGCCGTAGCCTTGACGACCAATACCTCCAATCTGACTGCCATCGGCAATGATTTTAGCTTTGAGGATATATTTTCCAGACAGGTCGAGGGTTTGGTTAATAAAGGCGACGTGGTTATCGGCATCTCCACCAGCGGCAACTCACCTAACGTTCTTAAGGCCATCAAGACTGCTTGCCGGCGCGACGCCTATACCATCGGGTTTACCGGGTTAAAGAATAATAAGCTGAGAAAGCTGGTCCATATATGTTTTTCCGCGCCGTCCAATAAAACCCCGCATATCCAGGAATGCCATATCACAGTTGGTCATATTGTCTGTGACCTGATAGACAAATCATTCTAA
- the plsY gene encoding glycerol-3-phosphate 1-O-acyltransferase PlsY produces MIYYILCVVIGYLIGSIPFGYILVKLKKGIDIRTVGSGNIGATNVGRVLGWPWGVLCFLLDSIKGCLPTAYVFTNSYGIYGEFDGSGFYDCFLPNISFGTVIGLSLIIGHLFPLYLRFKGGKGVATALGVFLVITPYPTFIALCTWILFVLVFRYISVASIVSVVSLVISSILLADFKKRPLSWSAHYYIWGISACIIVALLVIIKHIPNIKRLIVGTEPKVKLWGARGKIQDTGEKE; encoded by the coding sequence ATGATTTATTATATTTTGTGCGTGGTAATAGGTTACCTCATTGGTTCCATACCTTTCGGGTATATTCTGGTTAAGCTGAAGAAGGGAATAGATATCCGCACCGTAGGCAGTGGTAATATCGGCGCGACTAATGTCGGACGGGTTTTGGGCTGGCCTTGGGGGGTACTCTGTTTTTTATTAGATTCGATAAAAGGATGTTTGCCAACAGCTTATGTGTTTACTAATTCTTATGGTATATATGGTGAATTTGATGGTTCTGGATTCTATGATTGTTTTTTACCAAATATTAGTTTTGGAACTGTTATAGGCTTGTCACTAATTATTGGGCATCTTTTTCCACTATATCTTCGCTTCAAAGGCGGGAAAGGAGTCGCAACAGCTTTAGGAGTATTTTTAGTAATTACGCCTTATCCAACATTTATTGCATTATGCACGTGGATATTATTTGTTCTTGTGTTCCGATATATTTCTGTGGCTTCAATAGTTTCAGTAGTTAGTTTGGTAATAAGCTCTATTCTATTAGCTGATTTTAAGAAAAGACCATTATCTTGGTCAGCACATTATTATATATGGGGTATAAGTGCTTGTATTATTGTAGCGTTATTGGTAATTATTAAACATATACCAAATATCAAGCGTTTGATAGTCGGCACAGAACCAAAAGTGAAACTCTGGGGTGCTAGAGGCAAGATACAAGATACAGGCGAAAAGGAATAA
- a CDS encoding NAD(P)H-dependent glycerol-3-phosphate dehydrogenase — translation MKHNILVLGDGGWGTALALLLHNNGCKVTLWSKFPAYVNRMRATRENTKFLPGIKIPQGIELTADIEAAVKGVSFIIMAVPTQHCRGVLAELKPYYDRDIPVVSVAKGIEQSTIKRPSEIIRDILNPKYIAVLSGPSHAEEVSRKLPASVVIASPDAKLAKQLQHIFSNDYFRVYIQKDVTGVEVAAAIKNIIAIAAGICDGLGLGDNTKSALLVRGMVEISRLGAAMGAKKETFFGLAGMGDLITTCISPHGRNRAVGLRIGKGETLKQIIDSMEQVAEGVWTTRAALQLAGKHKVEMPITKEVANILFKNKNLKRAIKDLIKRPLKSE, via the coding sequence ATGAAACACAACATATTGGTTCTGGGCGACGGTGGCTGGGGCACAGCCCTAGCGCTGTTGCTCCATAACAACGGTTGCAAAGTTACACTTTGGAGCAAGTTTCCGGCTTATGTCAATAGAATGCGGGCCACGCGGGAGAATACCAAGTTTCTGCCTGGTATAAAAATCCCGCAGGGGATAGAGCTGACTGCCGATATCGAAGCAGCCGTCAAAGGGGTATCATTTATTATTATGGCCGTGCCGACTCAGCATTGCCGTGGCGTATTGGCCGAATTAAAACCATATTATGACAGGGATATACCGGTAGTTTCGGTTGCTAAGGGCATCGAGCAGTCGACCATCAAGCGTCCGAGCGAGATTATCAGGGATATCCTTAACCCCAAATATATCGCGGTGCTTTCCGGGCCGAGCCATGCCGAGGAAGTATCACGCAAACTGCCGGCCAGCGTGGTAATTGCATCGCCTGATGCTAAACTTGCCAAGCAGCTGCAGCATATATTCAGCAATGATTATTTCCGTGTTTATATCCAGAAAGATGTCACCGGCGTGGAAGTGGCCGCGGCTATAAAGAACATCATCGCCATCGCGGCCGGTATCTGCGATGGGTTGGGGTTGGGCGATAATACCAAATCAGCGCTGCTGGTCCGCGGGATGGTGGAGATTTCTAGGCTGGGCGCGGCTATGGGAGCCAAGAAAGAAACATTCTTTGGTTTGGCCGGTATGGGTGACCTGATTACTACCTGCATCTCGCCGCACGGCCGCAATCGGGCCGTCGGGTTACGCATTGGCAAGGGTGAAACACTGAAACAGATTATTGATTCAATGGAGCAGGTGGCCGAAGGCGTCTGGACCACCAGAGCCGCTTTACAGCTGGCCGGCAAACATAAGGTTGAGATGCCCATTACTAAAGAGGTGGCTAATATTTTATTTAAGAATAAAAACCTGAAGAGAGCCATAAAGGACTTGATAAAGAGGCCTCTTAAATCGGAATAA
- the ispD gene encoding 2-C-methyl-D-erythritol 4-phosphate cytidylyltransferase yields the protein MKVAAIIVAAGSSTRLKGKVHKPYLLLGRKPILLHSLQAFLKIPQISQIIIAAHPRDMERANRLVKPLISKYNAQIEIVIGGATRSHSVHNAFKNINKDINIVLIHDVARPFIAKEDIVKVINKTRDKGAAILARPVTDTIKSVAKGLRIQKTIPRNILWAAQTPQGFRKDIILKAYSLRKSNLADYTDDAGIVESIGAMVYIIEGSANNIKITTSADLWTKQKIK from the coding sequence ATGAAAGTTGCAGCTATTATCGTTGCCGCCGGCTCAAGCACCCGACTGAAAGGCAAGGTTCATAAACCCTATCTTCTTTTGGGAAGGAAGCCGATTCTTCTGCACAGCCTGCAGGCGTTCCTGAAGATTCCGCAAATCAGCCAGATTATTATAGCGGCGCATCCGCGGGATATGGAACGGGCAAACCGGCTTGTCAAACCGCTTATTTCAAAATATAATGCACAGATAGAGATAGTCATAGGCGGCGCGACCAGGAGCCACTCTGTTCATAATGCTTTTAAGAATATCAATAAAGATATTAATATAGTTTTGATTCACGACGTCGCCAGGCCGTTCATTGCCAAGGAAGACATAGTTAAAGTTATTAATAAGACTCGTGATAAAGGCGCGGCTATTCTGGCCAGGCCGGTAACGGACACGATAAAATCAGTTGCCAAAGGATTGCGTATTCAAAAGACTATCCCCAGGAATATTCTCTGGGCGGCTCAGACTCCCCAGGGTTTCAGGAAAGATATTATATTAAAGGCGTACAGTCTCAGAAAGAGCAATCTGGCTGATTATACTGATGATGCCGGAATAGTTGAGTCGATTGGGGCGATGGTCTATATAATTGAGGGTTCGGCGAACAATATCAAAATCACTACGTCAGCTGATTTATGGACCAAACAGAAAATAAAATAA
- the lnt gene encoding apolipoprotein N-acyltransferase, with the protein MDQTENKITTPLNEEAVISRAPHYSLAHYIYKTGWFRLLLGALSGLLLVISYPPLSFGIIGWVALVPIFVAIFSSPSWKIAGLSALITGVVFYSVSLSFFIEAFGLFGWVVLNLFSIYLFIFAIFMWFLASRIGLGKAFFFIPIFWTGIEYFRSEGYYLRFGWLSLGYSQAPYNVLIQACDIFGVYGLTFLIVTVNAVIAWFVFERIRRRIWLWGLWGIVAVIFVWLITYGNYKNTYLPKYLDKDLSMRIPVAVVQDMFGSVDNYIRMTNDAVGGKQESIVVWPERADMNLVSAPKKRSLIEALVRDKKIYLITGTIEEADDQARFSNLAVMFSPQGEVIGRYAKQVPVQLVETMVKPGTKSGIFDSPIAKVGVLICYEAAFTNLELRLARKDVDFIVMPTAEMGGWGGLSHRHHASIIPFRAIETRRPILRSAAIGISMIVNSSGKVEAQIDHLATGVIKGEIKKGQGKTIFVQYGYFLPRLCLAIFAIYLAGAILVLLYRAVNNRLVN; encoded by the coding sequence ATGGACCAAACAGAAAATAAAATAACTACCCCCTTGAACGAAGAGGCTGTCATTTCTCGGGCGCCTCACTATTCTTTAGCTCATTATATTTATAAGACCGGTTGGTTTAGGCTATTGCTCGGGGCGTTATCAGGTTTGCTTCTGGTTATAAGCTACCCGCCGTTATCTTTTGGAATTATTGGCTGGGTGGCGCTGGTGCCGATTTTTGTAGCCATATTCAGCTCTCCTTCATGGAAAATAGCCGGGTTATCGGCACTGATTACCGGAGTTGTATTTTATTCAGTATCACTGTCATTCTTCATCGAGGCGTTTGGGTTGTTTGGTTGGGTGGTGCTGAATCTTTTCTCTATTTACCTTTTTATTTTTGCCATTTTCATGTGGTTTCTGGCATCGCGTATTGGATTGGGAAAGGCATTCTTTTTTATACCGATATTCTGGACTGGGATAGAATATTTTCGCTCGGAAGGTTACTACCTCAGATTCGGTTGGTTGAGTTTGGGATACTCTCAGGCTCCGTATAATGTTCTTATTCAGGCCTGCGATATTTTCGGGGTTTACGGGCTGACCTTTTTGATTGTTACGGTTAACGCCGTTATTGCTTGGTTTGTTTTTGAGCGAATCAGGCGGCGGATATGGCTGTGGGGATTATGGGGCATTGTTGCGGTTATATTCGTATGGCTTATTACATACGGCAATTATAAAAACACCTATTTGCCTAAATATCTTGATAAAGATTTGTCAATGCGCATACCGGTCGCGGTAGTGCAGGATATGTTCGGGTCGGTGGACAATTATATCAGGATGACCAACGACGCGGTTGGCGGTAAACAGGAAAGTATTGTAGTTTGGCCCGAGAGGGCGGATATGAATTTGGTTTCAGCACCGAAGAAACGCAGTTTAATAGAGGCGTTGGTCAGAGATAAGAAAATATATCTGATAACCGGTACGATTGAGGAAGCTGACGACCAGGCTAGGTTTTCTAATCTGGCCGTAATGTTTTCGCCTCAGGGTGAAGTCATCGGGCGATATGCCAAGCAGGTTCCGGTCCAGCTGGTTGAAACTATGGTTAAACCGGGAACGAAATCAGGGATATTTGATTCTCCGATTGCTAAAGTTGGCGTGCTAATATGCTACGAGGCCGCTTTTACAAACCTGGAGTTACGGTTAGCCAGGAAAGATGTTGATTTTATTGTTATGCCAACCGCCGAAATGGGTGGTTGGGGTGGATTATCGCACCGGCATCACGCATCAATTATCCCGTTCCGGGCTATTGAAACTCGTCGTCCGATACTTCGTTCAGCCGCCATAGGCATTTCAATGATTGTCAATTCAAGTGGCAAAGTAGAAGCTCAGATTGATCACCTGGCTACCGGTGTGATTAAAGGCGAAATCAAAAAAGGACAGGGGAAAACAATATTCGTTCAGTACGGTTATTTTTTGCCCAGATTATGCCTGGCCATATTTGCGATTTACCTGGCAGGTGCAATTCTGGTATTGCTTTATCGAGCGGTAAATAACCGACTGGTTAATTGA
- a CDS encoding SagB/ThcOx family dehydrogenase, whose protein sequence is MKKILLMGIIVLISISVFVMSFGADEKPTAAENSKEITLPAPKNTGTMSLEEAILKRHSVRAYKSDELTSEQLSQLLWSAQGLNPRKKFMARNAPSAGGVYPMEVYVLDKAGIYQYIAKSHSLKQVKTGDTRKLLGEAAYGQSYIVQASVDIVLAGDVAKCAKHYGDRASRYVAMEVGHIGQNISLEAVALGLGTVMIGAFDDEKVNEVLSLPDNLSAFYIIPVGYSNE, encoded by the coding sequence ATGAAAAAGATTTTGCTTATGGGCATAATTGTACTCATATCAATTTCGGTATTTGTCATGTCTTTTGGCGCTGATGAAAAACCTACGGCTGCTGAGAATTCAAAAGAAATAACTTTACCGGCTCCGAAAAACACCGGGACAATGTCTTTGGAAGAGGCTATATTAAAGCGTCATTCAGTGCGTGCTTATAAGTCTGACGAATTGACTTCGGAGCAGTTGTCGCAGTTACTCTGGTCGGCTCAGGGTTTGAATCCGCGTAAAAAGTTTATGGCCCGCAATGCGCCGTCAGCCGGAGGCGTCTATCCGATGGAGGTCTATGTGCTGGATAAGGCCGGGATTTATCAATACATAGCTAAGAGCCATTCATTAAAACAGGTTAAGACTGGTGATACGAGAAAGTTACTAGGCGAAGCGGCTTACGGCCAGTCTTATATCGTTCAGGCATCGGTGGATATTGTCTTAGCTGGCGATGTGGCTAAGTGCGCCAAGCATTATGGCGATCGCGCTTCGCGATATGTAGCCATGGAGGTTGGGCATATCGGACAGAATATATCACTTGAAGCCGTTGCTTTGGGTCTGGGCACCGTGATGATCGGGGCGTTTGACGACGAAAAGGTGAACGAGGTTTTGAGCTTGCCGGACAACTTGAGCGCTTTTTATATAATACCCGTGGGTTATTCCAATGAATGA
- the dprA gene encoding DNA-processing protein DprA yields the protein MNENMTRLEYLLTINSVSGIGSVLYERLISHLGSIENIADASVSHIASIPRMGRQRAEQVKEAFKDEMGKREMELAGKYNIKIISCEDDNYPENLKNIFDYPLVLYVKGAIKEVLSKDGFAIGMVGSRRATLYGEAQASRLSYALAEYGFCIVSGLARGVDAASHNGCLKCKSGYTVAVLGNGLSRIYPPEHKKLSERIIESGGALISELPIQSPPLSQNFPARNRIISGLSLGVVVVEAPLKSGALITADLALDQGREIFAVPGKIDSPFSHGCHKLIKQGAKLVENVDDILDEITLLSYSKSPAADKAIAARNRIARKPLDYKEELIISKLTKDEPRHIDDIIDASGLPAAIISSMLLTMELKQLVRQIPGKGYVLRYE from the coding sequence ATGAATGAAAATATGACCCGTCTGGAATATCTGTTAACTATTAACAGCGTTAGTGGTATCGGATCAGTCCTTTACGAGCGGCTCATCAGCCATCTGGGTAGTATTGAGAATATAGCCGACGCTTCTGTTTCGCATATAGCTTCGATTCCGCGTATGGGCCGGCAGCGCGCTGAACAGGTAAAAGAAGCTTTTAAAGACGAAATGGGCAAGCGAGAAATGGAGTTAGCCGGGAAGTATAATATTAAAATCATATCCTGTGAGGATGATAATTACCCCGAGAACCTTAAAAATATATTTGATTATCCTCTGGTGCTTTATGTTAAAGGAGCTATTAAGGAAGTTTTATCTAAAGATGGTTTTGCCATAGGTATGGTTGGTTCCCGACGGGCGACGCTTTATGGTGAAGCCCAGGCTAGTCGGTTGAGTTACGCACTGGCCGAATACGGTTTCTGCATCGTGAGCGGTTTAGCCCGTGGGGTTGATGCCGCATCTCATAACGGATGCCTTAAATGCAAGAGCGGTTATACCGTTGCGGTGTTAGGCAATGGTTTGTCCCGGATTTATCCGCCAGAACATAAAAAGCTGTCTGAACGGATTATTGAATCGGGCGGAGCTTTGATTTCAGAACTTCCGATTCAGTCTCCGCCTTTGAGCCAGAATTTCCCGGCTCGGAATCGGATTATCAGCGGTTTGTCATTGGGCGTGGTGGTGGTCGAAGCGCCGCTTAAAAGCGGTGCTTTAATTACGGCTGATCTGGCTCTGGACCAGGGGCGCGAAATATTCGCCGTGCCGGGGAAAATCGACAGTCCGTTCAGCCATGGCTGCCATAAACTTATCAAGCAGGGCGCCAAGCTGGTGGAGAATGTGGATGATATTCTGGATGAAATTACATTACTGTCTTATTCTAAAAGCCCGGCTGCAGATAAGGCAATAGCAGCCCGGAACAGGATAGCCCGAAAACCGCTTGATTACAAAGAAGAGTTGATAATATCAAAGTTAACCAAAGATGAACCCCGGCATATAGATGATATCATAGATGCTAGCGGGCTGCCAGCCGCAATTATTTCCAGTATGCTTTTGACAATGGAGCTAAAACAGCTGGTCAGGCAGATACCTGGTAAGGGTTATGTCTTGCGTTACGAATAG
- a CDS encoding tetratricopeptide repeat protein — protein MKYALAVSWLFILSLVCYGEVSEAEQRIIDRLSTASVPDKEIDLAETSLIIASTVYSDIDTKKYLAKIDEMAQDIRNSLKTELRGKSEQESIILAINKYLYKNIKIHAESVIQENSNTGKPIEINRDKFLLNKVLDNLNGNCLGLTTLYWCLAERLNLPLRAVVIPQHVFLRYYSGEVSYRNIEPTSNGAEISNENYEKKTRETVSEELKYSFPVKMRFKEFSKEEFIGLILYNRGVDYLKKRNADKEAMDDFSNAIKLAPGFADSYKNRGVGYIKTGEYIDAAKDLRQAVRLESDCPINLFNLGVAYLNLEEYAEARKNFDLVSELAPDYIDAYLNRGVASYKLQQFDQALNDFESVITIKAKEKIEKENLSKAYYYSGLIYFNMKRYPEAISYYDKALEIKQSCDMFHNRGIAYAMLLKYGEAAADMERALESASGKSPKEYADILRNLGVTYYKLSNYQRSMDALEKYLKLMPDDKEVQVMVDSLSERLK, from the coding sequence ATGAAATATGCCTTAGCTGTTTCGTGGTTGTTTATTCTGTCCCTGGTTTGTTATGGGGAGGTAAGCGAAGCAGAACAAAGAATCATCGATCGCTTATCCACGGCTTCCGTGCCGGACAAAGAGATTGATCTGGCTGAAACATCCCTGATTATTGCTTCCACAGTTTATTCGGATATTGACACTAAAAAGTACCTTGCCAAAATTGATGAGATGGCTCAAGACATCAGGAATTCCTTAAAAACAGAGCTCCGGGGAAAATCAGAGCAGGAAAGCATAATTTTGGCCATTAATAAGTACCTCTATAAGAATATTAAAATACACGCCGAATCGGTCATCCAGGAAAATAGTAATACCGGTAAGCCGATTGAAATAAACCGCGACAAATTCCTGCTTAATAAAGTTTTGGATAATCTTAATGGTAATTGTCTTGGGCTGACTACGTTATACTGGTGCTTAGCCGAACGTCTTAACCTGCCGCTCCGGGCCGTGGTTATACCTCAGCATGTTTTTCTAAGATATTATTCTGGGGAGGTTAGCTACAGGAATATTGAACCAACTTCTAACGGTGCTGAGATTTCAAATGAAAACTATGAGAAAAAGACCCGCGAGACAGTCAGCGAGGAGCTTAAATATAGCTTCCCGGTTAAAATGCGGTTCAAAGAGTTTTCTAAAGAAGAATTCATCGGGTTGATTTTATATAACCGCGGTGTGGATTACCTCAAAAAACGTAATGCGGATAAAGAAGCCATGGATGATTTTAGTAATGCCATAAAACTGGCCCCTGGGTTTGCGGATAGTTATAAGAACCGGGGTGTGGGATATATCAAGACGGGGGAGTATATTGATGCGGCCAAAGACTTGCGCCAGGCTGTGCGTCTTGAATCTGACTGCCCGATTAATTTATTTAATCTCGGTGTGGCTTATCTTAATCTGGAAGAATACGCTGAGGCCAGGAAGAATTTTGATTTAGTGAGCGAACTCGCCCCGGATTACATCGATGCTTATCTTAACAGAGGGGTGGCTTCTTATAAGCTTCAGCAGTTTGATCAGGCGCTCAATGATTTTGAGAGTGTCATCACGATTAAAGCCAAGGAGAAAATAGAAAAGGAAAATTTGAGTAAGGCATATTATTATAGCGGATTGATTTACTTCAACATGAAAAGGTATCCGGAAGCTATAAGTTACTACGACAAGGCTTTGGAAATTAAGCAATCGTGTGATATGTTTCATAACCGGGGTATAGCTTACGCGATGTTGCTTAAATACGGCGAAGCGGCCGCTGATATGGAACGGGCGCTTGAATCGGCCTCCGGGAAATCACCCAAGGAGTACGCTGATATTTTGAGGAATCTCGGCGTCACTTATTATAAGTTAAGCAACTACCAGCGCTCGATGGATGCTTTGGAAAAGTATCTTAAATTAATGCCTGATGATAAAGAAGTTCAAGTCATGGTTGATTCTCTTAGCGAAAGGTTGAAATGA
- the kdsB gene encoding 3-deoxy-manno-octulosonate cytidylyltransferase → MIKAVVIIPARYGSTRLFAKALLKETGKYMVQHTYEQVKKCRNVSRIIIATDDERIKKAAQSFGAEVRMTSPKHTCGTERIAEVVRSMPAGQIPYIINVQGDEPEINPGDVDRMIDGLHKTGVDMTTLACPIGYKKDLVDFNKVKVKLDKHGFALWFKRVIKKESLKNITTSEVYRHLGVYGYKRRSLIKFTSLAPTPSEIANRLEQLRALDNGFRIKVILAKDAHYGIDTKEDYMNFIERTKIIKGR, encoded by the coding sequence ATGATAAAAGCCGTAGTTATTATTCCTGCCCGATACGGATCGACCAGATTATTTGCCAAAGCGCTTCTTAAAGAAACCGGCAAATACATGGTTCAGCATACTTATGAGCAGGTCAAGAAATGCCGTAATGTATCCAGAATAATAATTGCTACGGACGATGAGCGGATCAAAAAAGCGGCTCAGAGTTTCGGCGCCGAGGTGCGGATGACTTCTCCGAAACATACCTGCGGTACCGAGCGGATTGCCGAAGTTGTCAGATCAATGCCAGCCGGCCAAATTCCTTACATTATTAATGTTCAAGGCGATGAGCCGGAGATAAATCCCGGAGATGTTGACCGGATGATTGACGGCCTGCATAAAACCGGTGTTGATATGACAACTCTGGCCTGCCCAATCGGATATAAAAAAGACCTGGTTGATTTCAATAAGGTTAAAGTCAAATTAGATAAACACGGCTTTGCGTTGTGGTTCAAGCGAGTGATTAAAAAAGAATCTCTAAAAAATATTACAACAAGCGAAGTTTACCGCCATCTTGGTGTTTATGGTTATAAAAGGCGTTCTTTAATAAAATTTACGAGCCTGGCGCCGACTCCTTCAGAAATTGCCAACCGGTTGGAGCAGTTAAGGGCGTTGGATAACGGGTTCCGGATAAAAGTAATTTTGGCGAAAGACGCTCATTATGGGATAGATACCAAAGAAGATTACATGAATTTTATAGAACGGACAAAAATAATAAAAGGAAGGTAA